The genomic segment AAAGGAGAGGCATTAAAATATATTGCGATCGTGGTAAAAATAAAACCTTGTGTGGCTATAAAGAAAGCGTTATATGTTCCCCCTTCTAGAACAGATAAGCTCATTGTTTTTGAGGAGTTTGCCATTATTATTCATTCTCCTTATTTTTGTTTTTTTAAAAGCCTTTTCGAATGTATATTATAATTCTGAAATGAAAAATAAAGTTTACTTTATAATTTAATAATTGTTATTTTTTATTTTTTCAAATTTTCTTCTATTCTTTCCATGTTTGAAAAGAGGTGAGAAAGTGACAGATAAAAAACACCCTTATGTTATTTGGGCAGAAAAAGTTATTAAAGCATATGTTGAAGAGAAAAAAATCATTGATTTTGATAAAACACTTACAAGGGAATTATTTGAGATAAAAAGAGGTTGTTTCGTTAGTCTTCACAAGAAAAATGGCGAATTAAGAGGATGCATCGGGACTATAACCCCTGTTTATGATAACTTGATCGAAGAAATTAGAGAAAATGCCATTGCAGCTGCTACTCAGGATCCAAGATTTCCTCCTGTTACTCCTAAAGAATTAAGCGATTTGGTTATTTCTGTTGATATTTTATCCGAACTAGAAAAAGTCAAAGATGTTGCTGAACTCAATCCTAAAATATTTGGAGTAGTTGTTAAAAGTGGTTATAAAAGGGGAGTGCTTCTTCCTGACATAGAAGGAGTTAAAACTATTGAAGAACAATTGAATATAGCAAAAATGAAGGCTGGTATTTATGAAGATGAACCCTTGGAAATCTTCAAATTTACTGTTAACAGATTTTATTAAATTTTGAAGGTGAAAAAATTGAAAATCAATTCCTTGTTTTACGAGGATTTTAAAGATGACATTTTGAAATGCTCACTGTGCCCGCATAAATGTATATTATATCCAGGGAAAGTGGGAATATGTGGAGTAAGACAAAATATAAAAGGCGAAATGTATTCTTTGAATTATATGGATACTACAAGTATAGCTTTAGATCCCATTGAGAAAAAACCACTTTATCATTTCCATCCAGGTGAAAGTA from the Petrotoga sp. 9PW.55.5.1 genome contains:
- the amrA gene encoding AmmeMemoRadiSam system protein A; this encodes MTDKKHPYVIWAEKVIKAYVEEKKIIDFDKTLTRELFEIKRGCFVSLHKKNGELRGCIGTITPVYDNLIEEIRENAIAAATQDPRFPPVTPKELSDLVISVDILSELEKVKDVAELNPKIFGVVVKSGYKRGVLLPDIEGVKTIEEQLNIAKMKAGIYEDEPLEIFKFTVNRFY